A region from the Nostoc sp. HK-01 genome encodes:
- a CDS encoding ATP synthase F0 subunit A, which produces MQMLSVLNAFNSFPLAELEVGQHFYWQLGNLKIHGQVFLTSWFVISILVVASIAATRNIQKVPSGIQNLMEYALEFIRDLAKNQLGEKEYRPWVPFIGTLFLFIFVSNWSGALIPWKLIKLPSGELAAPTNDINTTVALALLTSLAYFYAGFSKRGLGYFKKYIEPTPVLLPIAILEDFTKPLSLSFRLFGNILADELVVAVLVLLVPLFVPLPVMALGLFTSAIQALVFATLAGAYIHEAMEGHGGEEHEEH; this is translated from the coding sequence ATGCAAATGCTTAGTGTCTTAAACGCCTTTAATTCTTTTCCCCTCGCCGAATTAGAAGTAGGTCAACATTTCTACTGGCAATTAGGCAATCTGAAAATTCATGGGCAAGTTTTTCTCACCTCATGGTTTGTGATTAGCATTCTAGTAGTAGCTTCCATTGCTGCTACTCGCAACATACAAAAAGTTCCCAGTGGTATCCAGAACTTAATGGAATACGCCCTGGAATTTATTCGTGATCTAGCAAAAAACCAACTTGGTGAGAAAGAGTACCGCCCTTGGGTACCATTTATTGGTACATTATTCTTGTTTATCTTCGTATCGAACTGGTCAGGTGCGTTAATCCCTTGGAAGCTAATCAAGCTGCCATCTGGTGAATTAGCGGCTCCCACCAACGACATCAATACGACGGTAGCATTGGCACTGCTGACTTCCCTCGCTTATTTTTACGCAGGTTTCAGCAAACGTGGTTTGGGCTACTTCAAGAAATACATAGAGCCAACACCCGTATTATTGCCGATCGCCATTCTCGAAGATTTCACTAAGCCCCTCTCCCTAAGCTTCCGTCTTTTCGGTAACATCTTGGCGGATGAATTGGTAGTAGCGGTGCTAGTGCTGCTCGTGCCTTTATTTGTACCTCTACCTGTAATGGCCTTGGGTTTATTTACCAGTGCCATTCAAGCCCTAGTGTTTGCTACCCTAGCAGGGGCATACATTCATGAGGCGATGGAAGGACACGGCGGCGAAGAGCATGAGGAGCATTAA
- a CDS encoding putative ATP synthase protein I — translation MSLSEEPIAPTPTTQQDAPSGFEETESVNTSMQEFHQLYQKLLVITLVLTGIIFISVWIFYSLNTALNYLIGACTGVVYLKMLAKDVEQLGAEKNRLSKNRFALFVGLIVLATQWHDLHVLPIFLGFLTYKATLLVYTVQTAFISDS, via the coding sequence GTGAGCTTGTCAGAAGAACCAATTGCACCCACTCCGACAACACAACAAGATGCCCCATCTGGTTTTGAGGAAACAGAATCAGTAAACACTTCTATGCAGGAGTTTCATCAACTCTATCAGAAGTTGTTGGTAATCACACTTGTTTTGACGGGGATTATATTTATCTCTGTGTGGATTTTTTATTCCTTAAACACTGCCCTGAATTATTTAATTGGGGCGTGTACAGGTGTGGTTTACTTAAAGATGCTGGCTAAAGACGTTGAGCAACTCGGCGCTGAAAAAAATCGTTTGAGCAAAAATCGTTTTGCTCTATTTGTTGGGTTGATTGTACTAGCAACTCAATGGCACGATCTACATGTACTGCCCATATTTTTGGGATTTCTCACATACAAAGCCACGCTCCTCGTCTATACGGTGCAAACTGCGTTCATTTCTGATTCTTAA
- a CDS encoding TPR repeat-containing protein, translating into MHLKLCKYTLIALLTAILSVNLDLPKLNFLLNSNSVASAQTPDPRKTQEADKLFQQGNQQFETSQFEAALQSWQQALIIYREIKDRQGEGAALGSLGIAYRNLGDYPKAIEYQQQRLAIAREINDRRGEGNALGNLGVAYRALGDYPKAIKYHQQSLVIARQIKDPRGEGNALGNLGVAYRNLGDYPKAIEYQQQSLALAQEIKDRNGEGQSLGNLGVAYQSLGDYPKAIEYHQQRLEIARQIRDPRGEGAALGNLGVAYQSLGNYPKAIEYQQQSLALAREIKDRNGEGNALGNLGVAYQSLGDYPKTIEYQQQSLALAREIKDRNSEGQSLGNLGVAYQSLGDYPKAIKYHQQRLEIARQIKDPRGEGAALGNLGVAYRNLGDYPKAIEYHQQSLALAREIKDRLGEGQSLNNLGVAFYKSGNLAAAEKTLYEGIKVYESLRDQKLNDTNKVSIFETQRSTYRTLQKVLIAQNKTDAALEVSERGRARAFVELLSSRLNKDNSQMKSLSAPTISDIKQIAKQQNSTLVQYSIIYDNFKVESKPTTQESELYIWVIKPNGEVTFHRQDLKLLWQTQNTNLANLVKSVLGTNTRLWKKPLQQLHEILIQPIAQELPKNPNAHVIFIPQESLFFVPFPALKDADNKYLIEKHTILTAPSIQVLDLTHKQRIQTRNAPSQNALVVGNPIMPRVAFKVGEKPEQLEALPGAEIEAKAIARLLNTKAIIGKDATKAQILKLLPKARIIHLATHGWADDIRGLGSWIAFAPNPKNQNETGNGLLTAEEILDLRLQAELFVISACQTGRGRITGDGVIGLSRSIISAGVPSVLVSLWLIPDEETQPLMTEFYQQLQKNPDKAQALRQAMLGRIKEQSLPVNWAAFTLIGEAE; encoded by the coding sequence ATGCACCTCAAACTCTGCAAATATACTCTCATTGCCTTACTGACTGCGATTCTCAGCGTCAACTTAGATTTACCCAAACTAAATTTTCTTCTCAACTCCAATTCAGTTGCTTCAGCACAAACTCCAGATCCACGCAAAACCCAAGAAGCAGATAAACTCTTTCAGCAAGGTAATCAGCAGTTTGAAACCAGTCAATTTGAAGCAGCATTACAGTCTTGGCAACAAGCACTAATTATTTATCGAGAAATCAAAGACCGTCAGGGTGAAGGAGCCGCACTGGGAAGTCTTGGTATTGCTTACCGTAATCTAGGAGACTACCCGAAAGCCATAGAATACCAGCAGCAGAGATTAGCGATCGCTCGTGAAATTAACGACCGTCGAGGTGAGGGTAATGCACTGGGAAATCTCGGTGTTGCTTACCGTGCTTTGGGAGACTACCCAAAAGCAATTAAATACCACCAACAGAGTTTAGTGATCGCCCGTCAAATCAAAGACCCTAGAGGTGAGGGTAATGCACTAGGAAATCTCGGTGTTGCTTACCGTAATCTAGGAGACTACCCAAAAGCAATTGAATACCAGCAGCAGAGTTTAGCACTCGCGCAGGAAATCAAAGACCGTAATGGTGAGGGACAATCACTAGGAAATCTCGGTGTTGCTTACCAGTCTTTGGGAGACTACCCAAAAGCAATTGAATACCACCAGCAGAGATTAGAGATCGCCCGTCAAATCAGAGACCCTAGAGGTGAGGGTGCAGCACTAGGAAATCTCGGTGTTGCTTACCAGTCTTTGGGAAACTACCCAAAAGCAATTGAATACCAGCAGCAGAGTTTAGCACTCGCGCGGGAAATCAAAGACCGTAACGGTGAGGGTAATGCACTAGGAAATCTTGGTGTTGCTTACCAGTCTTTGGGAGACTACCCAAAAACAATTGAATACCAGCAGCAGAGTTTAGCACTCGCGCGGGAAATCAAAGACCGTAACAGTGAGGGACAATCACTAGGAAATCTCGGTGTTGCTTACCAGTCTTTGGGAGACTACCCAAAAGCAATTAAATACCACCAGCAGAGATTAGAGATCGCCCGTCAAATCAAAGACCCTAGAGGTGAGGGTGCAGCACTAGGAAATCTCGGTGTTGCTTACCGTAATCTAGGAGACTACCCAAAAGCAATTGAATACCACCAGCAGAGTTTAGCACTCGCACGGGAAATTAAAGACCGTCTTGGTGAGGGACAGTCTTTAAATAATTTAGGAGTTGCTTTCTACAAATCTGGTAATCTCGCCGCAGCAGAAAAAACGCTGTACGAGGGAATTAAGGTTTATGAATCTCTGCGAGATCAAAAATTAAATGACACCAACAAAGTCTCAATTTTCGAGACGCAAAGAAGCACTTACCGTACTTTACAAAAAGTCCTCATTGCCCAAAATAAAACCGATGCAGCTTTAGAAGTATCAGAACGTGGACGTGCTAGGGCGTTTGTTGAGTTACTATCATCTCGCTTGAATAAAGATAATAGCCAGATGAAATCGCTCTCTGCACCAACAATAAGTGATATAAAACAAATTGCCAAACAACAAAATTCTACCTTGGTGCAGTACTCAATTATTTACGATAATTTCAAAGTAGAAAGTAAACCAACAACGCAAGAATCAGAACTCTATATTTGGGTAATTAAACCTAACGGTGAAGTCACATTTCACCGCCAAGACCTTAAACTATTGTGGCAAACACAAAACACCAATCTGGCAAATTTAGTTAAAAGTGTTCTTGGCACAAACACTCGTCTTTGGAAAAAACCTCTACAGCAACTCCATGAAATTCTGATCCAACCAATCGCCCAAGAATTACCCAAAAACCCTAATGCTCATGTTATCTTTATCCCTCAAGAATCATTATTTTTTGTTCCATTCCCAGCCCTAAAAGATGCAGACAATAAATACCTAATTGAAAAACACACCATCCTCACTGCACCCTCAATTCAGGTATTAGATTTAACCCATAAACAACGCATCCAAACACGAAACGCACCTAGTCAAAATGCCCTAGTTGTCGGTAATCCCATCATGCCCCGTGTAGCTTTTAAAGTTGGGGAAAAACCAGAACAATTAGAAGCTTTACCCGGTGCAGAAATCGAAGCCAAAGCAATTGCGCGGCTATTAAATACCAAAGCTATCATCGGTAAAGATGCAACCAAAGCGCAAATCTTAAAACTTTTACCAAAAGCCCGAATTATTCACCTAGCAACCCACGGATGGGCGGATGATATTCGCGGTTTAGGAAGTTGGATTGCATTCGCACCAAACCCAAAAAATCAAAATGAAACAGGTAATGGCTTACTAACTGCTGAAGAAATATTAGATTTGCGACTACAAGCCGAATTATTTGTCATCAGTGCTTGTCAAACCGGACGAGGACGCATAACAGGTGATGGTGTCATTGGGCTATCTCGTTCGATAATTTCTGCTGGTGTTCCCAGTGTGTTAGTTTCCCTGTGGCTAATTCCCGACGAAGAAACCCAGCCACTCATGACTGAGTTTTACCAACAGCTGCAAAAGAATCCAGATAAAGCCCAAGCACTACGCCAAGCTATGCTAGGCAGAATTAAAGAACAATCTCTCCCAGTTAACTGGGCAGCATTTACCCTAATCGGTGAAGCAGAATGA
- a CDS encoding redoxin domain-containing protein: protein MITQSETTTSPKLIMGNQAPVLEVKTLDGKIWKLADQTPQNYTMIVFYRGLHCPICEQYITDLEQKLDDFKQLGVEAIALSGDSLEKAQQFQAKANIQNLTIGYSLTPDEMRRWGLYLTKGHFESEPVLFSEPAVFLVKPDGRLYFANIGTHPFSRVDFGFLLQGLEYIIPRNYPFRGTEW, encoded by the coding sequence ATGATTACTCAATCCGAAACAACGACATCTCCTAAACTAATTATGGGCAATCAAGCCCCTGTTTTAGAAGTCAAAACTTTAGACGGAAAAATTTGGAAACTAGCTGACCAAACCCCTCAAAACTACACGATGATTGTGTTTTACCGAGGTTTACACTGTCCCATTTGCGAACAATATATTACCGATTTAGAGCAAAAACTGGATGATTTTAAACAACTAGGTGTAGAAGCGATCGCCCTCAGCGGCGATTCCTTAGAAAAAGCTCAACAATTCCAAGCCAAAGCCAATATCCAAAATCTCACAATTGGGTACAGCCTGACTCCCGATGAAATGCGCCGTTGGGGACTATATCTCACCAAAGGACATTTTGAAAGTGAACCCGTCTTGTTTAGCGAACCTGCGGTATTTCTCGTGAAGCCCGATGGTCGCTTATACTTTGCAAACATCGGTACTCATCCCTTCTCCCGTGTAGATTTTGGTTTCCTACTACAAGGACTAGAATACATCATTCCCAGAAACTACCCTTTCCGTGGAACCGAGTGGTAG
- a CDS encoding two-component sensor histidine kinase, which produces MQIQVQLNHHQSKEQYSRFFSLSLDLLCIAGFDGYFKEINPAWTKILGWSEQDLLGKPFIEFVHSEDKNNTILEAQKLAMSFETIRFENRYLCRDGSYKWLSWSCTPFSEENLIYAVARDITLQKENEMALQKNIQELEAFKFALNAHSLVAITDITGRINYANDKFCEISQYSREELLGQDHRIINSGYHSQEFFANLWQTIAAGKIWRGEIRNKAKDNSFYWVDTLIAPMLNNDGKPHQYVAIRTDITQRKFADLALFERSRLSLLSAEVSLVLSQSGTLSDILQSCLNTISSYLDVNLVHIWTFEQQTQPLEFQAGVHCQDANCRALSNNQDFPNHIIIANKIVELMSHNYQPILNEEVSIHSQDNLLDSTSAILRFSAYPLIVEQQLIGIMTLFSQELFNETTHNLLNWIANNIAVAIDRIWAREELLSRREALLLQLASQIRSSLDLDTILETAVNEIRNLLQVDRCYFLQYSPDFTQTILTITHEALNPKLPPMLGNLSLQKHDLLAEMLLTKELVCINSKHEDFSSQPRMQALLSEFGITAQLLLPVKSNSGEFGAIVCSHCDGDRIWSNSDIGLLQAVTDQLAIAIDHAQLYTQSRAATLAAQTQAEQLTQALHQLQQTQSQLIQHEKMSSLGQLVAGVAHEINNPVNFIHGNINYASEYVEDLIKLLNLYQEQYPEPTSEIAELATEVDLDFITDDLSKLLTSMKMGTNRIREIVLSLRNFSRLDEADKKLVDIHEGIENTLLILHHRWKNNGIGLNISIIREYNDLPLVDCYPGQLNQVLMNILTNAIDALEESIIQAKNSADNHKEALQPLILIRTEYLDNNFISIKIADNGSGMTEDVINRLFDPFFTTKPIGKGTGLGLSISYQIIVEKHGGSLECVSKPGKGTEFLIKIPVRLN; this is translated from the coding sequence ATGCAAATACAAGTGCAATTAAATCATCACCAATCAAAAGAACAATATTCTCGATTCTTTTCTTTATCTTTAGACTTATTATGTATTGCTGGATTTGATGGTTATTTTAAGGAAATTAATCCAGCTTGGACAAAAATATTAGGTTGGTCAGAACAAGATTTATTAGGTAAGCCATTTATTGAGTTTGTACATTCTGAAGATAAAAATAACACGATTTTAGAAGCCCAAAAACTAGCAATGTCTTTTGAGACAATTCGCTTTGAAAATCGCTATTTATGCCGTGACGGCTCATATAAATGGCTTTCCTGGTCTTGTACTCCATTTAGCGAAGAAAATTTGATTTATGCTGTAGCTCGTGATATCACGCTGCAAAAAGAAAATGAGATGGCATTGCAAAAAAATATTCAAGAGTTAGAAGCATTCAAATTTGCTTTAAACGCTCATTCTTTAGTCGCTATTACTGATATAACTGGAAGAATAAATTACGCCAACGATAAATTCTGTGAAATTTCACAATACTCTAGAGAAGAATTGTTAGGGCAAGACCATCGCATAATTAATTCTGGATATCATTCTCAGGAATTTTTCGCAAATTTATGGCAGACTATTGCCGCAGGCAAAATCTGGAGAGGAGAAATTAGGAATAAAGCTAAAGATAATAGTTTTTATTGGGTAGATACACTAATTGCACCCATGTTAAATAACGATGGTAAACCACACCAATATGTAGCTATTCGCACCGATATCACACAACGTAAGTTTGCGGATTTAGCTTTATTTGAGCGATCGCGTTTATCATTATTAAGTGCAGAGGTCAGTTTAGTCTTATCTCAAAGTGGCACGTTGTCAGATATTCTCCAAAGTTGTCTAAATACGATATCGAGTTATCTTGATGTTAACTTGGTACATATCTGGACTTTTGAACAGCAAACACAGCCATTAGAGTTCCAAGCTGGTGTGCATTGCCAAGATGCTAATTGTAGGGCTTTAAGTAATAACCAAGATTTTCCTAATCATATCATCATAGCCAACAAAATTGTTGAGCTAATGTCTCATAATTATCAACCAATTTTGAATGAAGAAGTCAGCATTCATTCTCAAGATAACTTACTTGATTCAACATCTGCCATTTTGCGGTTTTCTGCTTATCCCTTAATTGTAGAACAGCAATTAATTGGCATCATGACTTTGTTTAGCCAGGAATTATTTAATGAAACCACTCATAACTTGTTAAATTGGATTGCTAATAATATTGCTGTTGCTATTGATAGAATTTGGGCTAGGGAAGAACTATTAAGTCGTCGAGAAGCCTTATTACTACAACTTGCTAGTCAAATTCGGAGTTCTCTTGACCTCGATACAATTTTAGAAACTGCTGTTAATGAAATTCGCAATTTATTACAAGTTGACCGTTGCTACTTTCTGCAATATTCTCCCGATTTTACTCAAACTATTCTGACGATTACTCATGAAGCACTGAACCCTAAATTACCTCCTATGTTAGGTAATTTGTCGCTGCAAAAGCATGATCTATTAGCAGAAATGCTCTTAACTAAAGAATTAGTCTGCATCAATAGTAAGCACGAAGATTTTTCTAGTCAGCCACGGATGCAAGCACTATTAAGTGAATTTGGCATTACAGCGCAATTACTATTACCAGTTAAAAGCAATTCTGGTGAATTTGGCGCAATCGTTTGCAGCCATTGTGATGGCGATCGCATTTGGAGTAATAGTGATATTGGATTGTTGCAAGCTGTGACAGATCAATTAGCGATCGCCATTGATCATGCCCAATTATATACTCAAAGCCGGGCTGCAACTCTAGCCGCCCAAACTCAAGCAGAACAACTCACTCAAGCTTTACATCAATTGCAGCAAACTCAATCTCAACTAATTCAACATGAAAAAATGTCAAGTTTGGGACAATTAGTAGCTGGAGTTGCTCATGAAATCAATAATCCAGTTAACTTTATTCATGGCAACATTAATTATGCCAGTGAATATGTTGAAGACTTAATTAAGTTGCTAAATCTTTATCAAGAACAGTATCCAGAACCTACATCAGAAATTGCCGAACTGGCGACAGAAGTTGATTTAGACTTTATTACCGATGACTTATCAAAACTTCTAACTTCTATGAAAATGGGAACTAACCGCATTCGAGAAATTGTTTTGAGCTTGCGAAATTTTTCCCGCCTGGATGAAGCTGATAAAAAATTAGTTGATATCCATGAAGGTATTGAAAATACTTTGCTAATTTTGCATCATCGCTGGAAGAATAATGGCATTGGGTTAAATATATCTATTATTAGAGAATACAATGATTTGCCGTTAGTTGATTGTTATCCTGGACAATTAAATCAGGTATTGATGAATATTTTAACCAATGCGATTGATGCTTTAGAAGAGTCAATAATTCAGGCAAAAAACTCAGCAGACAATCACAAAGAAGCACTGCAACCTCTCATTCTGATTCGTACAGAATATTTGGACAATAATTTTATCTCTATCAAAATTGCTGATAATGGTTCTGGGATGACAGAAGACGTTATAAACCGTTTATTTGATCCATTTTTCACCACCAAGCCTATAGGTAAAGGCACAGGTTTAGGTTTATCTATTAGCTACCAAATTATTGTAGAAAAACATGGCGGTAGCTTGGAATGTGTCTCAAAACCTGGCAAAGGGACAGAATTTTTAATTAAAATTCCCGTAAGGTTAAATTAG
- a CDS encoding FHA domain-containing protein yields the protein MQNTNQVSTTELSLELFHVQTNTAFNLPPNLMVIRVGKPNDQHPPDIDVSSLPNAEVVSRIHAQIRIDSSNYLIEDLGSVNGTFVNDIKLEPGITHHLKVGDRIDLGQGHSVTFIFQNSPTHPQILLTSAQITQIAPQLVEQNKPIVVDKTTKLIGLTLIVASIVISTANIRIGIFFGLPSVILCFVGIFVLCQQRINRNLGWILIALGIAIMIFTGRIFASVNLLLLLLTSTLFFTGYLLFTTGKIFGYDWRSLQKIINQ from the coding sequence ATGCAAAATACCAATCAAGTTAGCACTACAGAGCTAAGTTTAGAGCTATTCCATGTCCAGACAAACACTGCTTTTAACTTACCACCAAATCTGATGGTGATTCGGGTTGGTAAGCCAAATGATCAACATCCACCTGATATTGATGTTTCTAGTTTGCCAAATGCAGAGGTAGTTTCTCGCATTCATGCTCAAATTCGGATAGATTCTAGCAATTACTTAATTGAAGACTTAGGTAGTGTTAACGGCACATTTGTCAACGATATCAAGCTAGAACCTGGGATTACACATCATTTAAAAGTAGGCGATCGCATCGACCTTGGGCAAGGACATTCTGTCACTTTTATTTTTCAAAATTCCCCAACACATCCACAAATATTACTGACATCTGCTCAAATCACTCAAATTGCACCCCAACTAGTTGAACAAAATAAACCAATTGTGGTAGATAAAACAACTAAGCTCATAGGTTTGACTTTGATAGTTGCCAGCATCGTAATTTCCACCGCCAATATTAGAATTGGCATATTTTTCGGTCTTCCAAGCGTAATTTTATGTTTTGTCGGAATTTTTGTATTATGTCAACAAAGAATTAACCGCAATCTAGGCTGGATTTTGATTGCATTAGGCATCGCCATTATGATATTTACCGGGCGAATTTTTGCCTCAGTCAACCTCTTACTTTTACTGCTAACCTCAACTTTATTTTTTACAGGATATTTACTTTTTACTACGGGTAAAATATTTGGTTATGATTGGCGATCGCTGCAAAAAATAATTAATCAATAG